A single region of the Hypanus sabinus isolate sHypSab1 chromosome 21, sHypSab1.hap1, whole genome shotgun sequence genome encodes:
- the LOC132378811 gene encoding solute carrier family 25 member 44-like, translated as MQEKPNIRITEWEDLDKRKFFSVGIFMALSIRLTVYPVILIRTRLQVQRGWSHYNGTFDAFSKILKSEGVRGLYRGFLVNAFGLITGQSYITTYELVRMYVSEYSNNNTVKSFIAGGSASLVAQSFIVPFDVISQHLMIMGQKGYRGRLQLSQTTGGISQGFGQAKKVIIHIFRIDGPRGFYRGYLPALLTYVPNSAVWWPSYLFFAEQLSKWAPSECPHLVLQGIAGPMAAVTASTLTNPMDVIRARVQLEGKSSIIETSSQLLREEGARGFTKGLSARILSAAPTAFVLVIGYETLKKISLRQELVAIRHW; from the exons ATGCAAGAGAAACCAAACATCCGGATAACAGAATGGGAGGACCTGGACAAGAGAAAGTTCTTCTCTGTTGGCATATTCATGGCTCTGTCGATCCGCCTTACAGTTTATCCTGTCATACTGATTAGAACAAGACTTCAGGTCCAAAGAGGCTGGAGTCACTACAACGGCACTTTTGATGCATTCAGTAAAATTTTAAAATCTGAGGGTGTACGAGGACTGTACAGGGGGTTTCTTGTGAATGCATTtggcctaatcacaggccaaAGTTATATTACAACTTATGAACTAGTACGCATGTATGTATCAGAGTATAGCAACAATAATACAGTTAAGTCATTCATAGCAGGAGGATCAGCATCACTTGTGGCACAGAGCTTTATAGTACCCTTTGATGTCATTTCTCAGCACCTGATGATCATGGGCCAGAAAGGCTACAGGGGTCGATTACAACTCTCCCAAACTACAGGAGGTATCAGCCAAGGCTTTGGCCAAGCAAAGAAGGTTATTATTCATATTTTTAGGATTGATGGCCCGAGAGGATTTTACAGAGGATATTTGCCTGCCTTGTTGACGTATGTTCCTAACAGTGCAGTATGGTGGCCTTCTTATCTCTTCTTTGCAG AGCAACTTTCAAAATGGGCTCCTAGTGAATGCCCTCATCTGGTCCTTCAAGGAATAGCAGGACCAATGGCAGCAGTCACAGCATCTACACTCACCAACCCAATGGATGTGATCAGAGCTAGGGTTCAG TTGGAGGGCAAATCCTCGATAATTGAAACTTCCAGTCAGCTTTTGAGAGAAGAAGGTGCACGGGGTTTCACCAAGGGGCTGTCTGCTCGCATCCTATCTGCAGCTCCAACAGCTTTTGTCCTAGTCATTGGTTATGAAACATTGAAGAAGATCAGTCTACGGCAAGAATTAGTGGCAATTAGACACTGGTAG